GAGAAAGTGAGTAAAAtgctgaaaataataaactgagaatgtgaaaaagtggCAAAGTGCGAAAGTGAGAAAATAAGAATGAGATGAAGAGATGGGAATAAATTGAGAAAAAGATAAAAAGAGAAAGAAATAAAGAGAgaaagataaagagataaagagataaaacgaTACAGAGATAcagagataaagagagaaagagataaatGAGGTGAAGAGATAAGGcgaaaagagataaagagatgaagagatgaagagatgaagagatgaatagatgaagagataaagagatatagagataaagaaataaagagataaagtgataaagagataaagagataaagaaataaaaagataaaaggaTGAAGAGATCAAAAGACCAAGAGATGAACAGATAAAGTGATTAAGAGATAGAGAGATGAAGAGACCGGAAAAgttgaagagaaagagaaaaagagagatttgattgttttgaaaacaaaaaaagccgAATACAGCAGACAAAAAACCCTTCAAATGATATTTGCGTTTGGAGGGACTAGTGcaaattattataataaaacaaaatggaatacatttttaaaggttttatttgaaatcaatcatattttttcgaCAATCAAGAATTGTTCTTGTTtaagaatagggaaaagcctctgtgagtagaacaatACAATATTCTTGCTcagaaaggcataaaaaccctatcatttttcgttaaatgttattaaattcaattaaaaatttaaatagcaatgaataaaaaataaattactaaacctAAAAACCTCAACgagactaaaaactaaaaaacctcaaaaaatcatctaaAATCTTTATCTttttgaatagggaaaagcctctgtgagtagaacaacGCAAATGTTCTCTCTCAAAAaagcataaaaaccctatcatttttcgtaaaatgttataTTTAATACAATTCCACTAAAACTACAATGCATTATAAAACATGATTTGATGcctttcattttgaaaaattcagttgaaaaattgaataataataaataagtaaTTAGTTAATAAACccaaaaaacccaaaaaaatcatctaaaaaTATAACAGGAGCTAAAATAAACTCTACAACacgtaacaaaaacaaaacatccttaattattaattctaaaaataattaaaaaccgCCCTCGCCACCACGCCTATCATGCACAACAATAAGCTAGAACAGCAACAATTTAGGAGACTCACTCCTTTCGTTGCCTTCAgcttttcattctcctgtttcaatttttcattttcggcCCTAATATTCCAAAGACTTCTTTCAGCTTTCATCTTCCTGAATATGGCATCTTCGATTTCTGAAAAATTAGTTGGTTCCCAATCGAACACATCCTTGTCGTCAGCCCGAAGATATGTGTCATTGGGAACCAACGGCGGCGGCCTTTCATTCTCGATAAAATCCATGTTCGAATGAGCAATGCTCCAAAACCATACCTGGGGTCTATCGCTCGGCACAAGTGGTGGCGGAATTTCATCTTCGATCCAATCCACATCTGGATAGATGTACTTCTTATTGTGGGCTGGTTCGACTGGAAAGCGATCTTTTTTTGGTCCACCTCCATCTCCTCCTGCTTCCTGGTAGGCCCGAGAACTTTTGGGGCCTCCTAATCCTGTGGGAATCCTTGGCTTGAAGGTCATTTGCTTCATTTTCCTGGCTGAAGGTTATATTACTTGCTCTTTTCTTGTTGTTATAACCTTCAGTGAGCATTGTTATTCCATACACACAATGCTTGCTTTGATCGAATCAAAATGCAAGGAAAAAGCTTTCGGCCtacttttgcattatttttcttTCTGACATTATTATGTGTATGATTTTATAtggtgtaaaatgaaaaaatactattgacgaaaaatgtaacgaaaacgtttttggttttgttcggtatttttcaattgttcaatggttTGAATAGTGTTCTAAAGGAAGGATATGTGtattgtcaaatcagaaaattcaGCCGAAACCATTTGTGCCTCAGTAATTTATCTGCCAATGCTAAGGAAATATCCGGAATCGATGAACTTTTTGTGGCAAAACCCGCACTCGATTTTTTCCTCATCGGGGAGCACAAGCAAATGACGATCACTGTTGGAACAATGCTTATAATGTGGAATGTGCGTAACATCATTGAATGAAAAAGAAGAACATTAATTTCAACATTTACATATCTTTATTGAAATACCAACTATGTCGAGTTTTAATTGTCATAATTCAACCGAAATGATCGCTCGTTATCCTTCCTCAGTGTATCGTGCATTTTACCAATTTCCTCCAAACGGGAGGTTATGCTGGAGGTGGATGATTCAATCCATTGTAGAGAATTCATGTGAGCATTTAGTATCTTTCCAATCTGCACCAAAGGATCGCTCGGATCGGAGTATTTGTTCGACTCGTTTAAATGTTCAATCACTTCCTTGAGATCCTCGGACATTTGTTTGAGCTGCGAGTCTAATGTTTCCGCCATTGAATAAGTTTGGCCTCGTTCGATATCAACCTGAACGATTTTGGAAAGTTCCTCCTCGAGCGGTATAATACACTCCTCCAAATCGGTATGCTGAGCAGTGACGAATTCTAGCTCCTGCTCCATTGCATCTTACTCGGCCTTCACCTTCTCGACAGCCTCATTGAGGGCAACTATTTTTTCGCCATTGCCCAACAAAAGTTTATCCCAAGCGTTCACCTGGGTTAGTAAAAAGCTTCTCCTGTTCCTCCAACTCGAGCGTCCATTTGTTTATGAATTCTTCCAACTGACAGAAGTTCAGCTGTGTACCGGATACCGAAGATGACTGAGTTGTTTGCGTGGTCGTTGTCAAATTTGCCTCCGACTGAGCTGCTGGATTTGAAGCGGTGAAACTTCCCAACGTTAATTGACCGGCTGCTGTAGATGCTGCTGTGACCGAAGTTGTAGCTGTAAGACCTGCACCGAAACTAAGTGTCGGAGCACTAGATGAGGTAGCAGCTGCAGCAGACGTGGTAGAGCCGGAACTCCGAATGTAGACGCGCCAAATCCGAAACCAGTACTGGCGGTCGTCACTGGATTGGTGGTGCCCATCGTTGGCGCAACGCTCGCAACCGGGTTACCGAAAGTAAAACTCATTCTGCTGCTAACAACAATTTTACGTGCGAAAACTGAACAGGACGAGACGCGAAACACGATGGAAGCAAAGGTAAACATATATTCTGACGTGACAGTTCTATAAACAATAATTTCCAATGTCGTTCTTTCATATCGTTTCCAGATAATGCAAGCTTTTTAAATTTAGGGTTCCcagaaaaaatcaaatcacAGACTTTATGAATGGCATTTGATTTATAACCAGATGGTGCAAcgactaaaataattatttgaaattCGTCTGAATTTTTCTCCAAATTTCACGGTTCAAGCTGGATGATTCGGATCAGagctagttattttcgaagataataaatgtgattgaatttcaTACATACACCTCCCACTTtcactacagtcattttcggtggattaatttcaaCCTATCGGGGGGTGAAGTGGAAACTAaatgcaagtgattgaagaatcttgaacgagaatgaatgaatattatacgagaatattataatgtcgagatgTGGTAGAAGTTCTATTaagtttatagtaaaaagaaatTGTGAAGGATTCTAATTGagcttttacaatttccttttactatgagCGTTCActtattaagaaaacgtgaatgattgaaagtattcataacaataaaaatccattctgggcgggacgaagttaggcgggtcagctagtgaacaaTAAAATCCTGATGAAACGGTGAGTACAGATCGTTACCGACAACAAATGTAAAAAAGAGCGAATGTTGGAAAGTGTGAAAGTGGATGTGAGAAAGtgagtaaaatgatgaaaataataaactgagaatgtgaaaaagtggCAAAGTGCGAAAGTGAGAAAATAAGAATGAGATGAAGAGATGGGAATAAattgagaaaaagagaaaaagataaaaagagaaagagataaagagagaaagataaagagataaagagataaaaagaTACAGAGATAcagagataaagagagaaagagataaatagataaagagataaatgaGGTGAAGAGATAAGGcgaaaagagataaagagatgaagagatgaatagatgaagagataaagagatatagAGATAAagtgataaagagataaagagataaagaaataaaaagataaaaggaTAAAGAGATCAAAAGACCAAGAGATGAACAGATAAAGTGATTAAGAGATAGAGAGATGAAGAGACCGGAAAAgttgaagagaaagagaaaaagagagatttgattgttttgaaaacaaaaaaagccgAATACAGCTGACAAAAAACCCTTCAAATGATATTTGCGTTTGGAGGGACTAGTGcaaattattataataaaacaaaatggaatacatttttaaaggttttatttgaaatcaatcatattttttcgaCAATCAAGAATTGTTCTTGTTtaagaatagggaaaagcctctgtgagtagaacaatacaatattctttctcagaaaggcataaaaaccctatcatttttcgttaaatgttattaaattcaattaaaaatttaaatagcaatgaataaaaaataaattactaaacctAAAAACCTCAACgagactaaaaactaaaaaacctcaaaaaatcatctaaAATCTTTATCTttttgaatagggaaaagcctctgtgagtagaacaacGCAAATGTTctctctcaaaaaggcataaaaaccctatcatttttcgtaaaatgttataTTTAATACAATTCCACTAAAACTACAATACACTATAAAACATGATTTGATGcctttcattttgaaaaattcaattaaaaaattgaataataataaataagtaaTTAGTTAATAAacccaaaaaaatcatttaaaaatatAACAGGAGCTAAAATAAACTCTACAACacgtaacaaaaacaaaacatccttaattattaattctaaaaataattaaaaaccgCCCTCGCCACCACGTCTATCATGCACAACAATAAGCTAGAACAGCAACAATTTAGGAGACTCACTCCTTTCGTTGCCTTCAgcttttcattctcctgtttcaatttttcattttcggcCCTAATATTCCAAAGACTTCTTTCAGCTTTCATCTTCCTGAATATGGCATCTTCGATTTCTGAAAAATTAGTTGGTTCCCAATCGAACACATCCTCGTCGTCAGCCCGAAGATATGTGTAATTGGGAACCAACGGCGGCGGCCTTTCATTCTCGATAAAATTCATGTTCGAATGAGCAATGTTCCAAAACCATACCTGGGGTCTATCGCTCGGCACAAGTGGTGGCGGAATTTCATCTTCGATCCAATCCACATCTGGATAGATGTACTTCTTATTGTGGGCTGGTTCGACTGGAAAGCGATCTTTTTTTGGTCCACCTCCATCTCCTCCTGCTTCCTGGTAGGCCCGAGAACTTTTGGGGCCTCCTAATCCTGTGGGAATCCTTGGCTTGAAGGTCATTTGCTTCATTTTCCTGGCTGAAGGTTATATTACTTGCTCTTTTCTTGTTGTTATAACCTTCAGTGAGCATTGTTATTCCATACACACAATGCTTGCTTTGATCGAATCAAAATGCAAGGAAAAAGCTTTCGGCCtacttttgcattatttttcttTCTGACATTATTATGTGTATGATTTTATAtggtgtaaaatgaaaaaatactattgacgaaaaatgtaacgaaaacgtttttggttttgttcggtatttttcaattgttcaatagtttgaaAAGTGTTCTAAAGGAAGGATATGTGtattgtcaaatcagaaaattcgGCCGAAACCATTTGTGCCTCAGTAATTTATCTGCCAATGCTAAGGAAATATCCGGAATCGATGAACTTTTTGTGGCAAAACTCGCACTCGATTTTTTCCTCATCGGGGAGCACAAGCAAATGACGATCACTGTTGGAACAATGCTTATAATGTGGAATGTGCGTAACATCATTGAATGAAAAAGAAGAACATTAATTTCAACATTTACATATCTTTATTGAAATACCAACTATGTCGAGTTTTAATTGTCATAATTCAACCGAAATGATCGCTCGTTATCCTTCCTCAGTGTATCGTGCATTTTACCAATTTCCTCCAAACGGGTGGTTATGCTGGAGGTGGATGATTCAATCCATTGTAGAGAATTCATGTGAGCATTTAGTATCTTTCCAATCTGCACCAAAGGATCGCTCGGATCGGAGTATTTGTTCGACTCGTTTATATGTTCAATCACTTCCTTGAGATCCTCGGACATTTGTTTGAGCTGCGAGTCTAATGTTTCCGCCATTGAGTAAGTTTGGCCTCGTTCGATATCAACCTGAACGATTTTGGAAAGTTCCTCCTCGAGCGGTATAATACACTCCTCCAAATCGGTATGCTGAGCAGTGACGAATTCTAGGTCCTGCTCCATTGCATCTTACTCGGCCTTCACCTTCTCGACAGCCTCATTGAGGGCAACTATTTTTTCGCCATTGCCCAACAAAAGTTTATCCCAAGCGTTCACCTGGGTTAGTAAAAAGCTTCTCCTGTTCCTCCAACTCGAGCATCCATTTGTTTATGAATTCTTCCAACTGACAGAAGTTCAGCTGTGTACCGGATACCGAAGATGACTGAGTTGTTTGCGTGGTCGTTGTCAAATTTGCCGCCGACTGAGCTGCTGGATTTGAAGCGGTGAAACTTCCCAACGTTAATTGACCGGCTGCTGTAGATGCTGCTGTGACCGAAGTTGTTGCTGTAAGACCTGCTCCGAAACTAAGTGTCGGAGCACTAGATGAGGTAGCAGCTGCAGCAGACGTGGTAGAGCCGGAAGATAAAGAAATAAAGAGATAAagtgataaagagataaagaaataaaaagataaaaggaTAAAGAGATCAAAAGACCAAGAGATGAACAGATAAAGTGattaagagatagagagaggTCTCTTCATCTCTCTATCAAGTTGAAGTTAAGTTGAAGTCAAGTTAAgttgaagagaaagagaaaaagagagatttgattgttttgaaaacaaaaaaagccgAATACAGCAGACAAAAAACCCTTCAAATGATATTTGCGTTTGGAGGGACTAGTGcaaattattataataaaacaaaatggaatacatttttaaaggttttatttgaaatcaatcatattttttcgaCAATCAAGAATTGTTCTTGTTtaagaatagggaaaagcctctgtgagtagaacaatacaatattctttctcagaaaggcataaaaaccctatcatttttcgttaaatgttattaaattcaattaaaaatttaaatagcaatgaataaaaaataaattactaaacctAAAAACCTCAACgagactaaaaactaaaaaacctcaaaaaatcatctaaAATCTTTATCTTTTTggatagggaaaagcctctgtgagtagaacaacGCAAATGTTctctctcaaaaaggcataaaaaccctatcatttttcgtaaaatgttataTTTCCATGTTACAATTCCACTAAAACTACAATACACTATAAAACATGATTTGATGcctttcattttgaaaaattcaattaaaaaattgaataataataaataagtaaTTAGTTAATAAACccaaaaaacccaaaaaattcatttaaaaatataaCAGGAGCTAAAATAAACTCTACAACacgtaacaaaaacaaaacatccttaattattaattctaaaaataattgaaaaccgCCCTCGCCACCACGCCTATCATGCACAACAATAAGCTAGAACAGCAACAATTTAGGAGACTCACTCCTTTCGTTGCCTTCAgcttttcattctcctgtttcaatttttcattttcggcCCTAATATTCCAAAGACTTCTTTCAGCTTTCATCTTCCTGAATATGGCATCTTCGATTTCTGAAAAATTAGTTGGTTCCCAATCGAACACATCCTCGTCGTCAGCCCGAAGATATGTGTCATTGGGAACCAACGGCGGCGGCCTTTCATTCTCGATAAAATTCATGTTCGAATGAGCAATGCTCCAAAACCATACCTGGGGTCTATCGCTCGGCACAAGTGGTGGCGGAATTTCATCTTCGATCCAATCCACATCTGGATAGATGTACTTCTTATTGTGGGCTGGTTCGACTGGAAAGCGATCTTTTTTTGGTCCACCTCCATCTCCTCCTGCTTCCTGGTAGGCCCGAGAACTTTTGGGGCCTCCTAATCCTGTGGGA
Above is a window of Toxorhynchites rutilus septentrionalis strain SRP unplaced genomic scaffold, ASM2978413v1 HiC_scaffold_26, whole genome shotgun sequence DNA encoding:
- the LOC129781898 gene encoding nuclear pore glycoprotein p62-like codes for the protein MEQELEFVTAQHTDLEECIIPLEEELSKIVQVDIERGQTYSMAETLDSQLKQMSEDLKEVIEHLNESNKYSDPSDPLVQIGKILNAHMNSLQWIESSTSSITSRLEEIGKMHDTLRKDNERSFRLNYDN
- the LOC129781887 gene encoding nuclear pore glycoprotein p62-like, with protein sequence MEQDLEFVTAQHTDLEECIIPLEEELSKIVQVDIERGQTYSMAETLDSQLKQMSEDLKEVIEHINESNKYSDPSDPLVQIGKILNAHMNSLQWIESSTSSITTRLEEIGKMHDTLRKDNERSFRLNYDN